GCGTTTCAAGATTTCCAGGGTCTTGCTGCCGGCTGCTACGGCCACCGGATTGCCGCTTAGGGTTCCCGCTTGAAAGACTTTTCCGGCGGGCAGCACCTGATCCATGATGTCCTTTCGGCCGCCGTAGGCGCCCAGCGGCATGCCCCCGCCGACGATTTTGCCAAGCGTCGTCATGTCGGGGGTGATCCCATAGCGTTCTTGTGCACCGCCGTAAGCCAATCGGAATCCGGTCATCACTTCATCAAAGATCAGCACGCATCCGTCATCGGCGGTCAGCCGACGGACTTCTTTCATGAAGACCTCGCTGGCCGGCACGCACCCCATGTTTCCGACCACCGGTTCCATGATCACGGCTGCGATTTGGCCGGGATGATCGGCAAAGCACTGGGTGATGGCATCGACGTCGTTGTATCGCAGGACGATGGTGTCGCGGCTGGCGCCCGCGGTCACACCGGGGGAATCGGGCGTGCCCAAGGTTGCCGCGCTGCTGCCGGCGGCGACTAAAAGGCTGTCGACGTGGCCGTGATAGTTGCCGGCGAACTTGATGACTTTGTCTCGACCGGTGGCGCCACGTGCCACGCGAATCGCGCTCATCGTCGCTTCGGTGCCGCTGTTGACCAGACGCACTTTTTCAATTGAATCCACCGCGTCGATGATCTGTTGCGCAAGCACCGATTCGGCTTCCGTGGGTGCGCCATAGCTGGTCCCACGCGATGCGGCTGCGGTGATGGCATCGATCACTTCGTCTTGGGCGTGACCCAAAATCATGGGGCCCCATGATCCGATGTAGTCCAAGTACCGATTGCCATCGATGTCGAAAAGGTGCGGGCCTTTGGCGTGATCGATGAACAGCGGTGTTCCGCCCACGGCGCCGAAAGCGCGTGCGGGGCTGTTCACCCCACCGGGCATCAGTTGTCGCGCGGATTCGAAAGCGGCACGGCTCTTTTCGCCGGCGGCGGCCGTCAATGAAATCGATGTCATGTCGTGGGACCTGTGCAGTGATTGCTGTGTATGTCAGGCGTTGAGGCTTTTGATGTGACGGTGATGGGTTACAGGTTGGACGATCGTTCTTGTTCGATCATTTCTCTGGCTCCTGATTCGATCAACCGGTTCGCAATGTTGGTGGCCAACTGGATCGTCGATTTCGCATCGGGAGAATCCAATTCACCCGTTTCGTTCAAGCATTGTCGGCCGTCGTGTGACAAGACGCGAGCGTGGACGTTCACGCGATCGTCAACGATGGTTGCCAGCACGGCGATGGGCGCCAGACAACCGCCGTGCAATTGCGACAGAATGGTTCGTTCCGCTGTGACGCACAGCCGACTGTTGGGATCGTCCAGTTTTGAAACCGCATCCAGTGTCGCTGTGTCACCGGCGCGAACTTCGATACCCAGCGCACCCTGCCCCGGTGCCGGCAGCATCTGTGAAAGCTCAATTGTTTGACGCGGCAGGTCGTTCATCTCCAGCCGACGGATGCCGGCTTCGGCCAACAGGATTGCATCGAATTCGCCGCTGTTCAGTTTCGAAAGTCGGGTTTGGACGTTGCCACGGATCGGCCGAATGTCCAAGTCGTTTCGCAGCGCCTTCAACTGGGCCATG
The DNA window shown above is from Crateriforma spongiae and carries:
- the hemL gene encoding glutamate-1-semialdehyde 2,1-aminomutase, with product MTSISLTAAAGEKSRAAFESARQLMPGGVNSPARAFGAVGGTPLFIDHAKGPHLFDIDGNRYLDYIGSWGPMILGHAQDEVIDAITAAASRGTSYGAPTEAESVLAQQIIDAVDSIEKVRLVNSGTEATMSAIRVARGATGRDKVIKFAGNYHGHVDSLLVAAGSSAATLGTPDSPGVTAGASRDTIVLRYNDVDAITQCFADHPGQIAAVIMEPVVGNMGCVPASEVFMKEVRRLTADDGCVLIFDEVMTGFRLAYGGAQERYGITPDMTTLGKIVGGGMPLGAYGGRKDIMDQVLPAGKVFQAGTLSGNPVAVAAGSKTLEILKRQPPYEQLERLGKKLADGLDAAATSAEIPHQVQQVGSMMTLFFHDQPVNSWDEADHCDRDRFAKYFWGMIGQGVYMPCSQFEALFFSRTHTEAMIDETIEAAQQVLAAIASD
- the hemC gene encoding hydroxymethylbilane synthase, which translates into the protein MTDLPIVRIATRESPLAMWQARFVAQKLTDAGYDTRLVPLVSGGDVDQHPIDGSRSVGLFTKRIQQALIEDEADVAVHSLKDLPTEPDERFTLAAVPTRETVSDSLVSPQRYDVDTLPKASVVGTGSRRRMAQLKALRNDLDIRPIRGNVQTRLSKLNSGEFDAILLAEAGIRRLEMNDLPRQTIELSQMLPAPGQGALGIEVRAGDTATLDAVSKLDDPNSRLCVTAERTILSQLHGGCLAPIAVLATIVDDRVNVHARVLSHDGRQCLNETGELDSPDAKSTIQLATNIANRLIESGAREMIEQERSSNL